Proteins encoded together in one Rhizobacter sp. J219 window:
- a CDS encoding MFS transporter: MKKPLVVAALGSAQTLAWASSYYIAALLAAPMAREPRLREPTVFLAFSLALVVSAFVGPWAGRTIDRHGGRQLLMGTNLLFAAGLAALGLAQGPWTLFAAWALLGLAMGAGLYEAAFATLVRLYGHDSRNAITGITLIAGFASTIGWPLTAWMETTYGWRGACFGWAVLHLVIGLPLNAALPKVLASIAAPTPASPAAATIQDAPTPQHPMLVSVVLSFVFAVAWFTSTAMAAHLPRLMQALGASLAVAVAVGALVGPAQVAGRLLEFGVLRRVHPLLSARLANLAHPIGAVALLFAGPAMAPVFALLHGAGNGILTIAKGTLPLVFFGPQGYGARQGWLMLPGRVAQAFAPFAFGLALDHWGAASLWLSTALGLAAFGALMALKAARR, from the coding sequence ATGAAGAAACCTCTCGTCGTCGCTGCGCTCGGCAGCGCCCAGACCCTCGCCTGGGCCTCGTCGTACTACATCGCCGCCCTGCTCGCCGCGCCCATGGCACGCGAGCCCAGGCTGCGCGAGCCGACGGTGTTCCTCGCGTTCTCGCTCGCGCTGGTGGTCTCGGCCTTCGTCGGCCCCTGGGCCGGCCGCACCATCGACCGCCACGGCGGGCGCCAGCTGCTGATGGGCACCAACCTGCTCTTCGCCGCCGGCCTCGCGGCGCTCGGGCTGGCGCAGGGCCCGTGGACGCTCTTCGCCGCCTGGGCGTTGCTCGGGCTGGCGATGGGCGCGGGGCTCTATGAGGCAGCGTTCGCGACGCTCGTGCGCCTCTACGGCCACGACTCGCGCAACGCGATCACCGGCATCACGCTGATCGCCGGCTTCGCGAGCACCATCGGCTGGCCGCTCACCGCGTGGATGGAGACGACGTACGGCTGGCGCGGCGCGTGTTTCGGCTGGGCGGTGTTGCACCTCGTGATCGGCCTGCCGCTGAACGCGGCCTTGCCGAAGGTGCTGGCCTCGATCGCCGCGCCCACACCAGCATCACCGGCAGCGGCCACGATTCAGGATGCGCCAACGCCCCAGCACCCCATGCTGGTGAGCGTGGTGCTGTCGTTCGTGTTCGCCGTGGCCTGGTTCACCAGCACCGCGATGGCCGCGCACCTGCCACGACTCATGCAGGCGCTGGGGGCGAGCCTGGCCGTCGCAGTGGCGGTGGGCGCGCTGGTCGGGCCGGCGCAGGTGGCAGGACGCCTGCTCGAATTCGGCGTGCTGCGCCGAGTGCACCCGTTGCTGTCGGCGCGACTGGCCAACCTTGCCCACCCGATCGGCGCCGTGGCGTTGCTCTTCGCGGGGCCCGCCATGGCGCCCGTGTTTGCGCTGCTGCACGGCGCGGGCAACGGCATCCTCACCATCGCCAAAGGCACGCTGCCCTTGGTCTTCTTCGGCCCGCAGGGCTACGGCGCGCGGCAGGGTTGGCTGATGCTGCCGGGGCGTGTGGCGCAGGCGTTTGCGCCCTTCGCCTTCGGCCTCGCACTCGACCACTGGGGCGCGGCGAGCCTGTGGCTGTCGACGGCGCTCGGCCTGGCCGCCTTCGGTGCGCTGATGGCGCTGAAAGCGGCGCGCCGCTGA
- a CDS encoding DNA alkylation repair protein: protein MTEPFKNLLGPQVVASMASHLQRAGAETGVAFNAKRFRSLGLSGLEALEMKARAQHLCTALEKTLPSDFDSAATVMESALASMDEIDDATLDSPIGARGDGLAGWAVWPLTEYVARHGRDHAPRALQALHAMTQRFTAEWAIRPFILAEPALSFDTLQRWSTDTSPHVRRLVSEGSRPRLPWGMVLKPLVEDPSPTLPLLRTLMDDASPYVRRSVANHLNDIAKDHPYLVEAWLQEHLPGATPQRLALLKHASRTLVKKGHAGVLKAFGVGDKFKGEAGLALSSRRAKLGESLTLVLTLQSTAKRAQRLAIDYAVHHVKANGGTSPKVFKGWTVELAAGEAREFRKQHSLKPITTRVYYPGTHRIEVLVNGAVVAEAGFELRT, encoded by the coding sequence ATGACTGAGCCGTTCAAGAACCTGCTCGGCCCGCAGGTGGTCGCCAGCATGGCGAGCCACCTGCAACGTGCGGGCGCTGAAACCGGTGTGGCCTTCAACGCGAAACGCTTCCGCTCGCTCGGCCTGAGCGGGCTGGAGGCCTTGGAGATGAAGGCCCGCGCGCAGCACCTGTGCACCGCGCTGGAAAAGACGCTCCCCAGCGACTTCGACAGCGCCGCCACGGTGATGGAAAGCGCGCTCGCGTCGATGGACGAGATCGACGACGCCACGCTCGACAGCCCCATCGGCGCGCGCGGCGACGGCCTCGCCGGCTGGGCCGTGTGGCCGCTGACCGAGTACGTGGCACGGCACGGTAGGGATCACGCCCCGCGTGCGCTACAAGCCCTGCACGCGATGACGCAACGCTTCACCGCCGAATGGGCCATCCGCCCGTTCATCCTGGCGGAGCCCGCGCTGTCGTTCGACACTCTGCAGCGCTGGAGCACCGACACCAGCCCGCACGTGCGCCGCCTCGTCAGCGAAGGCAGCCGCCCACGCCTGCCCTGGGGCATGGTGCTCAAGCCGCTGGTGGAAGACCCCTCGCCCACCCTGCCCCTCTTGCGCACGCTGATGGACGACGCCAGCCCCTACGTGCGCCGCAGCGTCGCCAACCACCTCAACGACATCGCGAAGGACCACCCCTACCTCGTCGAAGCCTGGCTGCAGGAGCACCTGCCCGGCGCCACGCCGCAGCGCCTGGCCCTGCTCAAGCACGCCAGCCGCACGCTGGTGAAGAAGGGCCACGCCGGGGTGCTGAAAGCCTTCGGCGTGGGCGACAAGTTCAAGGGCGAGGCCGGACTGGCCCTGTCGTCACGGCGCGCGAAGCTGGGCGAGAGCCTCACGCTCGTGCTCACGCTGCAGTCGACCGCGAAACGTGCGCAACGCCTGGCGATCGACTACGCCGTCCACCACGTGAAGGCCAACGGCGGCACCTCGCCGAAGGTATTCAAGGGCTGGACGGTCGAGCTGGCCGCAGGCGAGGCCCGCGAGTTCCGCAAGCAGCATTCGCTCAAGCCCATCACCACCCGCGTCTACTACCCGGGCACGCACCGCATCGAGGTGCTGGTCAATGGCGCGGTGGTGGCCGAAGCGGGCTTCGAGCTGCGCACCTGA
- a CDS encoding ArsC family reductase codes for MNAITLYGIPNCDTVKKARAWLAERDATVHFHDFKKQGVPEARLANWLPAVGWEKLLNRQGTTWRKLAPEAQAAVNDASSATALMLREPSIIKRPVVEWGDGRVTVGFSEALFAERLG; via the coding sequence ATGAACGCCATCACCCTCTACGGCATCCCCAACTGCGACACCGTCAAGAAGGCCCGCGCCTGGCTGGCCGAGCGCGATGCGACGGTGCACTTTCACGACTTCAAGAAACAAGGCGTGCCCGAAGCACGCCTTGCGAACTGGCTCCCGGCGGTGGGTTGGGAGAAGCTCCTCAACCGGCAGGGCACCACGTGGCGCAAGCTCGCGCCCGAGGCGCAGGCCGCGGTGAACGACGCGTCATCGGCGACCGCGTTGATGCTGCGCGAGCCCAGCATCATCAAGCGCCCGGTTGTCGAGTGGGGCGACGGCCGTGTGACGGTGGGCTTCTCCGAGGCGCTGTTCGCCGAGCGGCTGGGCTGA
- a CDS encoding endonuclease/exonuclease/phosphatase family protein yields the protein MNLRELSIATFNLYNLNEPGRPLYTDRDGWTEAEYERKIAWTVRQLTILKSDVFGFQELWHADSMKRALQAAGLDAEYDLVVPPEADGRKIVCAAIVRKGLLSSAPEWIEQFPDKFVLRSHGDDPQTPLIDVNIRGFSRPVAHFAIKPREDGPDVHLYVCHLKSKGPTKLFNEAWYREDRDAYAKHATAIGAAISTIRRTAEAAALRFILTEQMKGNDTPVIVLGDINDGHFSNTTNILTEQPRYLVGDAIGGGDIALYSTQTLQEYRDTRDVYYTHVHEGIRESLDHIMVSEQFYDHSRKRVWLFDGLVVNNDHLNFDDHKADGTNDHGVIRAVFKYKPQRA from the coding sequence ATGAACCTGAGAGAGCTGAGCATCGCCACCTTCAATCTCTACAACCTCAACGAGCCGGGCCGCCCGCTCTACACCGACCGCGACGGCTGGACCGAAGCCGAGTACGAACGCAAGATCGCCTGGACGGTGCGCCAGCTCACCATCCTCAAGTCCGACGTGTTCGGCTTCCAGGAGCTGTGGCATGCCGATTCGATGAAGCGTGCACTGCAGGCTGCCGGCCTCGACGCCGAGTACGACCTCGTCGTGCCACCCGAGGCCGACGGCCGCAAGATCGTCTGCGCCGCCATCGTGCGCAAGGGCCTGTTGAGCAGTGCGCCCGAGTGGATCGAGCAGTTCCCTGACAAGTTCGTGCTGCGCTCGCACGGCGATGACCCGCAGACGCCGCTCATCGACGTCAACATCCGCGGCTTCTCGCGCCCGGTCGCGCACTTCGCCATCAAGCCGCGCGAAGACGGGCCCGACGTGCACCTCTACGTGTGCCACCTCAAGTCGAAAGGGCCGACCAAGCTCTTCAACGAAGCCTGGTACCGCGAAGACCGAGATGCCTACGCCAAGCACGCCACCGCGATCGGCGCGGCCATCTCCACCATTCGCCGCACGGCCGAGGCGGCGGCGCTGCGTTTCATCCTCACCGAGCAGATGAAGGGCAACGACACGCCGGTGATCGTGCTCGGCGACATCAACGACGGTCACTTCAGCAACACCACCAACATCCTCACCGAACAGCCGCGCTATCTCGTGGGCGACGCCATCGGCGGCGGCGACATCGCGCTCTACAGCACGCAGACGCTGCAGGAGTACCGCGACACGCGCGACGTGTACTACACCCACGTGCACGAAGGCATCCGCGAGTCGCTCGACCACATCATGGTCAGCGAGCAGTTCTACGACCACAGCCGCAAGCGCGTGTGGCTGTTCGACGGGCTGGTGGTCAACAACGACCACCTCAACTTCGACGACCACAAGGCAGACGGCACGAATGACCACGGGGTCATTCGTGCCGTCTTCAAGTACAAGCCGCAGCGGGCCTGA
- a CDS encoding catalase, giving the protein MATSKPKSTRKTATPTAAEPNPGQPAPADPHEAVGTVLSTVSGPSTARFTEDDAQSLDTPAQQLLGVRQAGTQTLAAAMPSNPLKPAEHGLDNGHMPQAGPSQSAPDEIVRSSTVNEDTASPKTGDGRVRPGFNPTNGPLDRVRVDSGGQALTTNQGVPVGDNQNSLKAGLRGPTLLEDFILREKITHFDHERIPERVVHARGSAAHGYFECTEALTEYTAAAPFAEVGKRTPVFVRFSTVAGERGSIDTARDVRGFAIKFYTEQGNWDLVGNNIPVFFIQDAMKFPDLVHAVKPEPHHQMPQASSAHDTFWDFVSLMPESAHMLMWVMSDRAIPRSYRTMQGFGVHTFRLVNAAGESVFCKFHWTPVAGTHSLVWDEAAKLGGADPDFHRRDLWEAIEAGNYPEWTLGVQIFSEVQADGFSFDVLDPTKLVPEELVPLRTVGRLVLNRNPDNFFAETEQVAFCTAHVVPGIDFSNDPLLQGRIHSYVDTQITRLGGPNFHEIPINASVAQVHNNQRDGLHRQAIHRGRVNYEPNSLGGGCPFQAGKAGFVSFPQPVAEDKVRGKPEKFADHYSQATLFWKSQTPVEQAHIVGAYRFELTRVQTPAVRERVLSVLANVDTELVTRVAEGLGMPVPPPQPKALPIEVKLEVASSPALSLMSRPGEAGVKGRRVALLIADGVEDLRLRAVHKALASAGAAPRFVGVRLGVVRPLSQEPLHVEVSLEAAPSVTWDAVVLPDGEQAALSLAEQGQVIEFVKDQYRHCKPMLVLGHASAIVAKAGIDVQLPDGTPDPGIVFAEPMDAAATQGADVDVEAFLAALAKHRHYERETDPPRV; this is encoded by the coding sequence ATGGCCACCTCCAAACCCAAGAGCACGCGCAAGACCGCCACCCCCACCGCCGCCGAGCCCAACCCAGGCCAGCCGGCGCCTGCCGATCCGCACGAGGCGGTGGGCACGGTGCTGAGCACGGTGTCCGGCCCGTCGACCGCACGCTTCACCGAAGACGACGCCCAGTCGCTCGACACGCCCGCACAGCAGTTGCTCGGCGTGCGCCAGGCCGGCACGCAGACGCTCGCCGCGGCGATGCCGTCCAACCCGCTCAAGCCCGCCGAGCACGGCCTGGACAACGGCCACATGCCTCAGGCCGGCCCATCGCAATCAGCGCCCGACGAGATCGTGCGCAGCAGCACCGTCAACGAAGACACGGCCTCACCGAAGACGGGCGACGGCCGCGTGCGGCCCGGCTTCAACCCGACCAACGGCCCGCTCGACCGCGTGCGTGTCGACAGCGGCGGCCAGGCCCTCACCACCAACCAGGGCGTGCCGGTCGGCGACAACCAGAACTCGCTCAAGGCCGGCCTGCGCGGGCCCACGCTGCTGGAAGACTTCATCCTGCGCGAGAAGATCACGCACTTCGACCACGAGCGCATCCCCGAGCGGGTGGTGCATGCTCGCGGCTCGGCGGCGCACGGCTACTTCGAGTGCACCGAGGCGCTCACCGAGTACACGGCTGCCGCACCTTTTGCCGAAGTCGGCAAAAGAACCCCGGTCTTCGTGCGCTTCTCGACCGTGGCCGGCGAGCGCGGCTCCATCGACACCGCCCGCGATGTGCGCGGCTTCGCCATCAAGTTCTACACCGAGCAGGGCAACTGGGACCTGGTGGGCAACAACATCCCCGTCTTCTTCATCCAGGACGCGATGAAGTTCCCCGACCTCGTGCATGCGGTGAAGCCCGAGCCGCATCACCAGATGCCGCAGGCGAGCAGCGCACACGACACCTTCTGGGATTTCGTCTCGCTGATGCCCGAGTCGGCCCACATGCTGATGTGGGTGATGAGCGACCGCGCCATCCCGCGCAGCTACCGCACGATGCAGGGCTTCGGTGTGCACACCTTCCGCCTCGTCAACGCGGCGGGCGAATCGGTCTTCTGCAAGTTCCACTGGACACCCGTCGCCGGCACGCACTCGCTGGTATGGGACGAAGCCGCCAAGCTTGGCGGCGCCGACCCCGATTTCCACCGCCGCGACCTGTGGGAAGCGATCGAGGCCGGCAACTACCCGGAGTGGACGCTCGGCGTGCAGATCTTCAGCGAGGTGCAAGCCGACGGATTCAGCTTCGACGTGCTCGACCCGACCAAGCTCGTGCCGGAGGAACTGGTGCCCTTGCGCACCGTGGGGCGCCTCGTGCTCAACCGCAACCCCGACAACTTCTTCGCCGAGACCGAGCAGGTGGCCTTCTGCACCGCGCACGTCGTGCCCGGCATCGATTTCAGCAACGACCCGCTGCTGCAGGGGCGCATCCACTCGTACGTCGACACGCAGATCACGCGGCTCGGCGGCCCGAACTTCCACGAGATCCCGATCAACGCCTCGGTCGCGCAGGTGCACAACAACCAGCGCGACGGCCTGCACCGCCAGGCCATCCACCGCGGGCGGGTGAACTACGAGCCCAATTCGCTCGGCGGCGGCTGTCCGTTCCAGGCGGGCAAGGCGGGCTTCGTCTCGTTCCCGCAACCGGTGGCGGAAGACAAGGTGCGCGGCAAGCCGGAGAAGTTTGCCGACCACTATTCGCAGGCCACGCTCTTCTGGAAGAGCCAGACGCCGGTAGAGCAGGCGCACATCGTCGGCGCCTACCGCTTCGAGCTGACCCGCGTGCAGACGCCGGCGGTGCGCGAGCGGGTGCTGTCGGTGCTGGCCAACGTCGACACCGAACTCGTCACCCGCGTGGCCGAAGGCCTGGGCATGCCGGTGCCGCCGCCGCAACCGAAGGCGCTGCCGATCGAGGTGAAGTTGGAAGTGGCCAGCTCGCCCGCCCTCTCGCTGATGTCACGCCCCGGCGAGGCCGGCGTGAAAGGCCGCCGGGTCGCGCTGCTCATCGCCGACGGCGTGGAAGACCTGCGGTTGCGCGCCGTGCACAAGGCACTGGCCAGCGCGGGTGCCGCGCCACGCTTCGTCGGCGTGCGGCTCGGTGTCGTCAGGCCGCTGAGCCAGGAGCCGCTGCATGTGGAGGTATCGCTCGAAGCCGCGCCCTCGGTGACATGGGACGCGGTCGTGTTGCCCGACGGCGAACAGGCCGCCCTGTCGCTTGCCGAGCAGGGCCAGGTGATCGAGTTCGTCAAAGACCAGTATCGCCACTGCAAGCCGATGCTGGTGCTGGGCCATGCGAGTGCCATCGTCGCCAAGGCGGGCATCGACGTGCAACTGCCCGACGGCACGCCCGACCCCGGCATCGTGTTCGCCGAACCGATGGACGCGGCCGCGACCCAAGGTGCCGACGTCGACGTGGAAGCCTTTCTCGCGGCGCTCGCGAAGCACCGCCACTACGAGCGCGAGACCGACCCCCCGCGGGTGTGA
- a CDS encoding methyl-accepting chemotaxis protein gives MNHMPSEYVLDDGDLLVLVGDQASNIVYANPAYCKASGYELAELRGTKAARMMHKDNPVQIMKDMGATMALTRQPWTGIIKNRRKNGQHYWLRLNLAPIFHDGKFMGSLMVHSKPAPGEVAAIEPLYQRMLDRANKDLNLRHGRVYRSNVIGKLGLWVREMGLKSRLWGALAALDLTVAGALWAGGVSPASAAFWVSLGATALATGAAGAYLFQSIVKPLRETVSLASRIAAGDLSAQVSSHRSDEIGAVQRALTQMNINLRATVSDVREGISLMTRATAEIASGTQDLSARTESQASNLQQTASSMEEMNATVRTNSEVARQASDVAAGASRAAETGGSAVGEVVATMDGISRSSKQIADIIGVIDSIAFQTNILALNAAVEAARAGEQGRGFAVVASEVRSLAQRSAQSAKEIRALISESVDKIDNGARLVNAAGSTINDVVAQVRRVNELVDQIAGASHEQSSGIGQINQAVTTLDHMTQQNAALVEESTASAEHLREQAARMAEAMSVFKLSAADAASFNKTAEKAVI, from the coding sequence ATGAACCACATGCCCAGCGAATACGTGCTCGACGACGGCGACCTGCTCGTGCTCGTCGGCGACCAGGCCAGCAACATCGTCTATGCCAACCCGGCCTACTGCAAGGCCAGCGGCTACGAATTGGCCGAACTGAGGGGCACCAAGGCCGCCCGCATGATGCACAAGGACAACCCGGTGCAGATCATGAAGGACATGGGCGCGACGATGGCGCTCACGCGCCAGCCTTGGACGGGCATCATCAAGAACCGCCGCAAGAACGGCCAGCACTACTGGCTGCGCCTGAACCTCGCGCCCATCTTCCACGACGGCAAGTTCATGGGTAGCCTGATGGTGCACAGCAAGCCGGCGCCGGGCGAGGTGGCGGCCATCGAGCCGCTCTACCAGCGCATGCTCGATCGCGCCAACAAGGACCTGAACCTGCGCCACGGCCGCGTCTACCGCAGCAACGTCATCGGCAAGCTCGGCCTATGGGTGCGTGAGATGGGCCTCAAGTCGCGCTTGTGGGGCGCGCTTGCCGCGCTCGACCTGACCGTCGCGGGCGCGTTGTGGGCCGGTGGCGTGAGCCCGGCCTCGGCCGCGTTCTGGGTCAGCCTCGGTGCGACGGCGCTGGCCACGGGGGCGGCGGGCGCCTACCTGTTCCAGTCGATCGTGAAGCCGCTGCGCGAGACGGTGAGCCTGGCCAGCCGCATCGCGGCGGGCGACCTGAGCGCGCAGGTGTCGAGCCACCGTAGCGACGAGATCGGCGCGGTGCAGCGTGCCCTCACGCAGATGAACATCAACCTGCGTGCGACCGTGAGCGATGTGCGCGAAGGCATCAGCCTGATGACGCGGGCCACCGCCGAGATCGCCTCGGGCACGCAAGACCTCTCGGCCCGCACCGAGAGCCAGGCCAGCAACCTGCAGCAGACCGCCTCGTCGATGGAGGAGATGAACGCCACCGTGCGCACCAACTCCGAAGTCGCCCGCCAGGCGAGCGACGTGGCGGCCGGTGCGAGCCGCGCCGCCGAGACCGGCGGCTCCGCGGTGGGCGAGGTGGTGGCCACGATGGACGGCATCTCGCGTTCGAGCAAGCAGATCGCCGACATCATCGGCGTGATCGACAGCATCGCCTTCCAGACCAACATCCTCGCGCTCAACGCTGCGGTGGAGGCGGCGCGTGCCGGTGAGCAGGGGCGCGGCTTTGCCGTGGTGGCAAGCGAAGTGCGCAGCCTCGCGCAGCGCAGCGCGCAGTCGGCGAAGGAGATCCGCGCGCTGATTTCCGAGAGTGTCGACAAGATCGACAACGGCGCCCGCCTCGTCAACGCCGCCGGCAGCACCATCAACGACGTGGTGGCGCAGGTGCGGCGCGTCAACGAACTCGTCGACCAGATCGCCGGCGCCTCGCACGAGCAGTCGTCGGGCATCGGCCAGATCAACCAGGCGGTGACCACGCTCGACCACATGACGCAGCAAAACGCGGCGCTGGTGGAGGAGAGCACCGCCTCGGCCGAGCACCTGCGTGAGCAGGCGGCGCGCATGGCCGAGGCGATGAGCGTCTTCAAGCTCTCGGCGGCCGACGCGGCGAGCTTCAACAAGACGGCTGAAAAAGCGGTGATCTGA
- the acnA gene encoding aconitate hydratase AcnA — translation MATAKKPADHAFAHTLKTVKTASGRSASYFSLPELAKTYPNVARLPVSMRIVLESVLRNCDGKKVTADHVAQVANWAPNADRVNEIPFVVARVVLQDFTGVPLLADLAAMRNVAVEKGKNPRTIEPLCPVDLVVDHSVMVDHYGTKDAIDLNMKLEFDRNKERYEFMKWGMQAFETFGVVPPGFGIVHQVNLEYLARGVYEKGGVVYPDSLVGTDSHTTMINGIGVVGWGVGGIEAEAAMLDQPVYFLTPDVVGFELSGRLREGVTATDLVLTVTEILRREKVVGKFVEFYGEGTESLTLPDRATIANMAPEYGATMGFFPVDGRTIDYMRGTGRTKDELEMLEAYFKAQKMFGIPKRGEIRYSKEVSLDLRTVAPSLAGPKRPQDRIELGNLKKEFTELFSKPIGANGFNQPPEKLPQVYTTKSGIPIKNGDVLIAAITSCTNTSNPAVLLAAGLLAKKAVEAGLTVKPHVKTSLAPGSRVVTTYLDKAGLTPYLDKLGFTLAGYGCTTCIGNAGDLTAELNEVITKNDLVCAAVLSGNRNFEARIHPNLKANFLASPPLVVAYAIAGNVTRDLMTEPVGKGTNGRDIYLGDIWPTSDEIGALMTLAMDGKAFRENYAQVKSNPGKLWERIEGVKGETYTWPRSTYIARPPFFDGFHMEPGMANLGIKGARAMALFGDSITTDHISPAGSIKEQSPAGHWLKAHGVSKADFNSYGSRRGNHDVMVRGTFANVRIKNLMIPPGPDGSREEGGLTIYMDGSKKFIYDAAMKYMEAGVPTIVFAGEEYGTGSSRDWAAKGTALLGIKAVVARSYERIHRANLVGMGVLPLQFKGDDSWQTLGIKGDETFDVLLGTEIKPQQDATLVICSKDGSKRDVRVTLRIDTPIEVDYYKHGGILPFVLRQLLAAA, via the coding sequence ATGGCCACCGCCAAGAAGCCAGCAGATCACGCCTTCGCCCACACGCTCAAGACCGTGAAGACCGCCTCCGGACGCAGCGCGAGCTACTTCTCGCTGCCGGAGCTGGCCAAGACCTACCCCAACGTCGCCAGGCTGCCCGTCTCGATGCGCATCGTGCTCGAGTCGGTGCTGCGCAACTGCGATGGCAAGAAGGTCACCGCCGACCATGTGGCGCAGGTGGCGAACTGGGCGCCCAACGCGGACCGGGTCAACGAGATCCCCTTCGTCGTGGCGCGCGTGGTCTTGCAAGACTTCACCGGCGTGCCGCTCCTGGCCGACCTGGCCGCGATGCGCAACGTGGCCGTCGAGAAAGGCAAGAACCCCCGCACCATCGAGCCGCTGTGCCCGGTCGATCTCGTGGTCGACCACTCGGTGATGGTCGACCACTACGGCACCAAGGACGCGATCGACCTCAACATGAAGCTCGAGTTCGACCGCAACAAGGAGCGCTACGAGTTCATGAAGTGGGGCATGCAGGCCTTCGAGACCTTCGGCGTGGTGCCCCCCGGCTTCGGCATCGTGCACCAGGTGAACCTCGAGTACCTGGCCCGCGGCGTGTATGAAAAGGGCGGCGTGGTCTACCCGGACTCGCTGGTCGGCACCGACAGCCACACCACCATGATCAACGGCATCGGCGTGGTGGGCTGGGGCGTGGGCGGCATCGAGGCCGAAGCCGCCATGCTCGACCAGCCGGTCTACTTCCTCACGCCCGACGTGGTGGGCTTCGAGCTGAGCGGCCGCCTGCGCGAAGGCGTGACCGCCACCGACCTGGTGCTCACCGTGACCGAGATCCTTCGCCGTGAGAAGGTGGTGGGCAAGTTCGTCGAGTTCTACGGCGAGGGCACCGAGAGCCTGACGCTGCCCGACCGCGCCACGATTGCCAACATGGCGCCCGAGTACGGCGCGACGATGGGCTTCTTCCCGGTCGACGGCCGCACCATCGACTACATGCGCGGCACCGGCCGCACGAAAGACGAACTCGAGATGCTGGAGGCCTACTTCAAGGCCCAGAAGATGTTCGGCATCCCCAAGCGGGGCGAGATCCGCTACTCGAAGGAGGTGTCGCTCGACCTGCGCACCGTCGCTCCCTCGCTGGCCGGCCCGAAGCGCCCGCAAGACCGCATCGAACTCGGGAACCTGAAGAAGGAGTTCACCGAACTCTTCTCCAAGCCCATCGGGGCCAACGGCTTCAACCAGCCGCCCGAGAAGCTGCCGCAGGTGTACACCACCAAGAGCGGCATCCCGATCAAGAACGGCGACGTCCTGATCGCGGCCATCACGTCCTGCACCAACACCTCGAACCCGGCCGTGCTGCTGGCCGCTGGCCTGCTGGCGAAGAAGGCGGTGGAGGCGGGCCTCACCGTCAAGCCGCACGTGAAGACCTCGCTCGCCCCCGGCTCGCGCGTGGTGACGACCTACCTCGACAAGGCGGGCCTCACGCCCTACCTCGACAAGCTCGGCTTCACGCTCGCCGGCTACGGCTGCACCACCTGCATCGGCAATGCCGGCGACCTGACGGCCGAACTCAACGAGGTCATCACCAAGAACGACCTCGTGTGCGCCGCGGTGCTCTCGGGCAACCGCAACTTCGAAGCGCGCATCCACCCGAACCTCAAGGCCAACTTCCTGGCCTCGCCGCCGCTCGTCGTCGCCTACGCGATCGCCGGCAACGTGACGCGCGACCTGATGACCGAGCCGGTGGGCAAAGGCACCAACGGCCGCGACATCTATCTCGGCGACATCTGGCCGACGAGTGACGAGATCGGCGCCCTCATGACCCTCGCGATGGACGGCAAGGCCTTCCGCGAGAACTACGCGCAGGTCAAGAGCAACCCCGGCAAGCTGTGGGAGCGCATCGAGGGCGTCAAGGGCGAGACCTACACCTGGCCGCGCAGCACCTACATCGCCCGGCCGCCCTTCTTCGACGGCTTCCACATGGAGCCGGGGATGGCCAACCTCGGCATCAAGGGCGCACGCGCGATGGCGCTCTTCGGCGACTCGATCACCACCGACCACATCTCGCCGGCCGGCTCGATCAAGGAACAGTCTCCCGCCGGCCACTGGCTCAAGGCCCACGGCGTCTCCAAGGCGGACTTCAACTCCTACGGCTCGCGCCGCGGCAACCACGACGTGATGGTGCGCGGCACCTTCGCCAACGTGCGCATCAAGAACCTGATGATCCCGCCGGGCCCCGATGGCAGCCGCGAGGAAGGCGGCCTCACGATCTACATGGACGGCAGCAAGAAGTTCATCTACGACGCCGCCATGAAGTACATGGAAGCCGGCGTGCCCACCATCGTCTTCGCGGGCGAGGAATACGGCACCGGCTCCTCGCGCGACTGGGCGGCCAAGGGCACGGCGCTCCTGGGCATCAAGGCCGTGGTTGCCCGCAGCTACGAGCGCATCCACCGCGCCAACCTCGTGGGCATGGGCGTTCTGCCACTGCAGTTCAAGGGCGACGACTCCTGGCAGACGCTCGGCATCAAGGGCGACGAGACCTTCGACGTGCTGCTCGGCACCGAGATCAAGCCGCAGCAGGACGCCACGCTCGTGATCTGCAGCAAGGACGGGAGCAAGCGCGACGTGCGGGTCACGCTGCGCATCGACACGCCGATCGAGGTCGACTACTACAAGCACGGCGGCATCCTGCCGTTCGTGCTGCGACAGTTACTCGCTGCGGCTTGA